In one Rhodococcus sp. B50 genomic region, the following are encoded:
- a CDS encoding MFS transporter, with product MSRTDISTPRMDRRLVVVMALASGMVVANSYYAQPLVGAIADTFDASTAEVGLVVTAGQIGYALGLAFLVPIGDMVERRTLLRWMLLVTAAGLLVMAWSPDWRILAACAVLVGTGSVVGQVLVPFAASLARDDERGRVIGNVMTGLLLGILLSRVVAGLIAEVAGWRAVFVCAATLMLLTVLLIRTLPESAPTTDAGYRAVLASVIRLVSAESVLRQRIAYGALTYASFGVFWTSVGFLLAGPGYGWSDARIGMFTLFGVAGALAARVAGALADRGYARRQTGFFVAVTAASFVLLAVGESHVAALAIGVALLDLGIQGTHISNQSLIYPLRSDARSRLNTAYMTCYFLAGSLGSVLSTLVYFGGGWTAVCVLGAVFPACGVGLWIHEMRVVRRARECPPVEHRGNA from the coding sequence ATGTCACGCACCGATATCTCGACGCCTCGGATGGATCGTCGACTCGTCGTGGTGATGGCCCTCGCCTCGGGAATGGTGGTGGCCAACAGCTATTACGCGCAGCCACTGGTCGGCGCCATCGCCGACACCTTCGACGCCTCCACTGCCGAGGTCGGACTCGTGGTCACGGCCGGACAGATCGGGTACGCGCTCGGCCTGGCATTCCTCGTTCCCATCGGGGACATGGTCGAACGACGGACACTCCTGCGCTGGATGCTCCTCGTCACCGCTGCCGGATTGCTGGTCATGGCGTGGTCGCCGGACTGGCGGATCCTGGCAGCGTGTGCCGTCCTGGTCGGTACGGGATCGGTCGTGGGCCAGGTGCTGGTGCCTTTCGCGGCGAGTCTCGCCCGCGACGACGAACGTGGACGTGTCATCGGCAACGTGATGACCGGTCTGTTGCTGGGCATCCTGCTGTCCCGGGTGGTGGCAGGACTGATCGCCGAGGTTGCAGGCTGGCGAGCGGTGTTCGTATGCGCAGCGACGCTGATGCTGCTCACTGTGCTGTTGATCCGCACTCTGCCGGAGTCGGCCCCCACCACCGATGCCGGGTACCGTGCGGTGCTGGCTTCGGTGATTCGATTGGTGTCCGCCGAATCTGTTCTGCGGCAACGGATCGCGTACGGTGCACTGACGTACGCATCGTTCGGGGTGTTCTGGACGAGTGTAGGATTCCTCCTTGCCGGACCGGGATACGGATGGTCCGATGCGCGCATCGGGATGTTCACCCTCTTCGGTGTCGCGGGTGCGTTGGCCGCCCGTGTGGCGGGTGCTCTCGCCGACCGGGGATATGCGCGTCGCCAGACCGGCTTCTTCGTCGCCGTCACCGCGGCGAGCTTCGTCCTGCTCGCCGTGGGGGAAAGTCATGTCGCCGCGTTGGCGATCGGGGTCGCACTGTTGGATCTGGGCATCCAGGGAACGCACATCAGCAATCAGAGTCTGATCTATCCGCTTCGGTCCGACGCTCGGAGTCGCCTCAATACCGCCTACATGACCTGCTACTTTCTTGCGGGATCGCTCGGGAGTGTGCTGTCCACCCTCGTGTACTTCGGTGGAGGGTGGACGGCGGTGTGCGTGCTGGGTGCCGTCTTCCCCGCATGCGGTGTGGGGCTCTGGATTCATGAGATGCGGGTCGTGAGGCGCGCGCGGGAGTGCCCTCCCGTCGAGCACCGGGGGAACGCCTGA
- a CDS encoding carbohydrate kinase family protein: MNGHALVVGEALVDIVHRGGSAPVEHVGGSPLNVALGLGRLGRPVRFTTRVGTDARGLRIVDHLTASGVALTPGSAAAARTATAQAEIDEKGSAKYEFDIVWDPVEPPPSADAVLVHTGSIATVLEPGCDLVAELVAQQSTTSTVSFDPNVRPALIDDPARGRARIEHLVSLADVVKASDEDLRWFAPDRDPVDTAREWLSRGPAIVAVTRGEHGAVALCANGTVEVPAVRVEVVDTVGAGDAFTTGLLDGLWTCGLLGADRRERLRGISIAELRDVLDTAAWTSGLTVARAGADLPTLADRTAAREAAR; encoded by the coding sequence ATGAACGGCCACGCGCTCGTCGTCGGTGAGGCCCTCGTCGACATCGTCCATCGCGGCGGATCCGCTCCCGTCGAGCACGTGGGCGGGAGCCCGCTCAACGTCGCACTGGGCCTCGGACGGCTCGGCCGGCCCGTGCGGTTCACGACACGCGTCGGCACCGACGCCCGCGGCTTGCGGATCGTCGATCACCTCACCGCCTCCGGTGTGGCGCTGACCCCAGGGAGTGCGGCAGCCGCCCGTACCGCGACCGCGCAGGCGGAGATCGACGAGAAGGGCTCCGCGAAGTACGAGTTCGATATCGTCTGGGATCCGGTCGAGCCGCCACCCTCGGCGGACGCTGTGCTCGTGCACACCGGATCCATCGCCACGGTGCTCGAACCCGGATGCGATCTCGTCGCCGAACTCGTTGCGCAACAGTCGACGACGTCCACGGTGAGCTTCGACCCGAACGTCCGACCTGCCCTGATCGACGACCCCGCACGCGGACGGGCACGCATCGAACACCTGGTCTCGCTCGCCGATGTCGTCAAGGCCAGCGACGAGGACCTGCGGTGGTTCGCGCCCGATCGCGATCCCGTCGACACCGCACGGGAATGGCTCTCGCGAGGACCGGCGATCGTCGCGGTGACCCGCGGCGAGCACGGTGCGGTGGCACTGTGCGCGAACGGAACGGTCGAGGTGCCCGCCGTGCGGGTCGAGGTGGTCGACACGGTCGGGGCCGGTGATGCCTTCACCACCGGTCTGCTCGACGGATTGTGGACCTGCGGCCTCCTCGGCGCCGACCGGAGGGAACGCTTGCGAGGCATCAGCATCGCCGAACTGCGCGACGTGCTCGACACCGCGGCGTGGACGTCCGGTCTGACCGTCGCGCGTGCCGGCGCCGATCTGCCCACCCTGGCCGATCGCACCGCAGCCCGGGAGGCGGCGCGATGA
- a CDS encoding phosphatase domain-containing protein codes for MTKKTRGRGEQPRQRHRPPGNAPAPPARYVEDPALPAAWLVDIDGTLAHMSDRSPYHWHRVGEDTVSPAVEAAVRAFAAAPDRAAIVLLSGRDGVCRPETEDWLARHAIPYDELHMRAAGDNRKDSIVKAELFDRHIRHRYRIIAVLDDRDQVVRMWRRMGLVCFQVAEGDF; via the coding sequence ATGACGAAGAAGACGCGCGGTCGCGGGGAACAACCGAGGCAGCGGCACCGGCCGCCGGGCAACGCGCCCGCACCACCGGCACGGTACGTCGAGGATCCGGCCCTCCCGGCGGCCTGGCTCGTCGACATCGACGGAACACTCGCGCACATGAGCGACCGGAGCCCCTACCACTGGCACCGGGTGGGTGAGGACACCGTCTCCCCGGCGGTCGAGGCCGCGGTGCGGGCGTTCGCCGCTGCACCCGACCGGGCCGCGATCGTGCTGCTCTCGGGTCGCGACGGCGTCTGCCGGCCGGAAACCGAGGACTGGCTTGCCCGGCACGCGATCCCCTACGACGAGCTCCACATGCGAGCGGCCGGCGACAACCGGAAGGATTCGATCGTCAAGGCCGAGCTGTTCGACCGTCATATCCGGCACCGCTACCGCATCATCGCGGTGCTCGACGACCGCGATCAGGTGGTGCGCATGTGGCGGCGGATGGGACTGGTGTGTTTCCAGGTCGCCGAGGGCGATTTCTGA
- a CDS encoding VOC family protein has product MPRITPWLWFDMNAEDAANFYVGIFPNSKIGEITRYIEESTGGGISVPAGTPMTVEFFLDGQVFYGLNGGPQFRFSEAVSFQIDCADQEEADHYWYALTADGGEESACGWLKDKYGLSWQVVPKRLNELLADPDPAVVQRVTAAMMTMRRLDVSALEAAARG; this is encoded by the coding sequence ATGCCCAGGATCACTCCGTGGTTGTGGTTCGACATGAACGCCGAGGACGCCGCGAACTTCTACGTCGGCATCTTCCCCAACTCCAAGATCGGTGAGATCACCCGTTACATCGAGGAGTCCACAGGAGGTGGCATCTCGGTTCCGGCGGGGACTCCGATGACGGTCGAGTTCTTCCTCGACGGTCAGGTCTTCTACGGACTCAACGGGGGCCCGCAGTTCCGGTTCTCCGAGGCGGTGTCCTTCCAGATCGACTGCGCCGACCAGGAGGAGGCCGACCACTACTGGTACGCACTGACCGCCGACGGCGGCGAGGAATCCGCCTGCGGATGGTTGAAGGACAAGTACGGCCTGTCGTGGCAGGTGGTACCGAAACGGCTGAACGAACTGCTCGCCGACCCCGATCCGGCCGTCGTGCAGCGGGTGACCGCCGCGATGATGACGATGCGCCGGCTCGACGTCTCGGCCTTGGAGGCCGCCGCGCGCGGCTGA
- a CDS encoding xylulokinase, translating to MTLVAGIDSSTQSCKVVVCDADTGRIVREGRAPHPPGTAVDPLEWRAAYDRACSEAGGLDDVAAISVGAQQHGMVCLDERGDVVRDALLWNDTRSATAAADLVAEAGGPAAWADAVGVVPLAAITVAKARWLADREPGNADRTAALCLPHDWLTWTMRTDRDLDRLTTDRSDASGTGYFDASTNTYRHHLLELALRRPSPILPRVAGPAERVGETSSGALLGPGAGDNAAGALALDVREGDVIVSIGTSGVVCAVSSTPAHDSDGYVAGFADATGRHLPLVCTLNGARVLDATATMLGVDHAELTRLALSAPPGSEGLVLVPYLEGERTPNRPGATGALHGLRLGTATPAHLARAAFEGLLCSLADGIDHIRAQGTEVCRVLLVGGGARSQAVCELAPAVLGVPVDVPEPGEYVARGAARQAAWVLRGGDEPPSWESGATRHYEADPTPHVRERYAEVRDLTDGSEITRKTPSVG from the coding sequence ATGACGCTCGTCGCCGGGATCGACTCGTCCACCCAGTCGTGCAAGGTCGTCGTATGTGACGCCGACACCGGCCGCATCGTGCGCGAGGGCCGCGCCCCCCACCCACCCGGCACCGCGGTGGACCCGCTGGAGTGGCGTGCCGCCTACGACCGGGCGTGCTCCGAAGCGGGGGGACTCGACGACGTCGCGGCGATCTCGGTGGGAGCGCAGCAGCACGGCATGGTGTGCCTCGACGAACGCGGCGACGTCGTCCGCGACGCATTGTTGTGGAACGACACGCGATCCGCGACGGCGGCAGCCGATCTCGTCGCCGAGGCCGGTGGCCCGGCCGCGTGGGCCGATGCCGTCGGCGTGGTCCCGCTCGCCGCGATCACCGTCGCGAAGGCCCGCTGGCTCGCCGACCGCGAACCCGGCAACGCCGATCGCACCGCAGCGCTGTGCCTGCCGCACGACTGGCTGACGTGGACGATGCGCACCGACCGCGACCTCGACCGGCTGACCACCGATCGCAGCGACGCGAGCGGCACCGGCTACTTCGACGCCTCCACGAACACCTACCGCCACCACCTGCTCGAACTGGCCCTGCGCCGGCCGAGTCCCATCCTCCCGCGGGTCGCCGGGCCGGCCGAGCGCGTCGGCGAGACGAGTTCCGGCGCCCTACTCGGGCCCGGTGCCGGCGACAACGCCGCGGGCGCGCTCGCCCTCGACGTCCGTGAGGGCGACGTGATCGTCTCGATCGGCACGTCGGGAGTGGTGTGCGCCGTGTCGTCCACCCCGGCCCATGATTCGGACGGGTACGTCGCGGGTTTCGCCGACGCGACCGGTCGGCACCTGCCGCTGGTGTGCACGCTCAACGGTGCTCGCGTGCTGGATGCCACCGCGACGATGCTCGGCGTCGACCATGCCGAACTCACCCGGCTCGCGCTCTCGGCACCGCCCGGCAGTGAGGGACTGGTGCTGGTCCCGTATCTGGAAGGGGAGCGCACCCCGAATCGTCCCGGCGCGACCGGAGCGCTGCACGGACTCCGGCTCGGCACAGCGACCCCCGCGCATCTCGCCCGGGCAGCCTTCGAAGGTCTGTTGTGTTCGCTGGCCGACGGCATCGACCACATCCGGGCGCAGGGCACCGAGGTCTGCCGTGTGCTGCTCGTCGGGGGAGGAGCGCGCTCGCAGGCGGTATGCGAGCTGGCGCCGGCCGTGCTCGGCGTGCCCGTCGACGTGCCCGAACCGGGGGAGTACGTGGCGCGGGGCGCCGCCAGGCAGGCGGCGTGGGTGCTGCGCGGAGGCGACGAGCCCCCGTCGTGGGAATCCGGCGCGACACGCCACTACGAGGCCGACCCGACACCGCACGTGCGGGAGCGCTACGCGGAGGTGCGGGACCTGACGGACGGTTCGGAGATCACCCGGAAAACACCCTCGGTGGGATGA
- a CDS encoding pentapeptide repeat-containing protein → MAARSTTRPPRIDAPKLGGLIDSDGDELLAHGIVENNRYTNTDLSERDLTGIALSECVLSAPIVADSDLTSARLRDILFERMQAPSLFAPRSSLHRVCIQDSRIGAMDLFDADLRGVTVADSKLGLVNLRAATGRDVLFRGCIIDELDLGGGTFTRVAFEDCSVGVLDVHRAVLDQVDLRGLRIGSIRNMGGMKGATIDAHQVVALAGQFAAHLGLRVED, encoded by the coding sequence ATGGCCGCTCGTTCCACCACCCGCCCGCCGAGGATCGACGCTCCGAAACTCGGTGGTCTCATCGACTCCGACGGCGACGAATTGCTGGCGCACGGAATCGTCGAGAACAACCGCTACACGAACACCGATCTGTCGGAACGGGATCTGACGGGGATCGCCCTGTCCGAATGCGTCCTCTCCGCACCGATCGTCGCCGACAGCGACCTCACGAGCGCACGGCTGCGCGACATTCTGTTCGAGCGTATGCAGGCACCGAGCCTGTTCGCACCGCGCAGCAGCCTGCACCGGGTGTGCATCCAGGACAGCCGGATCGGTGCGATGGACCTCTTCGATGCGGATCTGCGCGGTGTCACCGTCGCCGACTCCAAACTCGGCCTGGTCAATCTCCGTGCCGCTACCGGACGGGACGTGCTCTTCCGGGGTTGCATCATCGACGAACTGGATCTGGGAGGTGGCACGTTCACGCGCGTCGCCTTCGAGGACTGTTCCGTCGGCGTCCTCGACGTCCACCGCGCTGTCCTGGACCAGGTCGACCTCCGCGGCTTGCGGATCGGCTCGATCCGCAACATGGGCGGGATGAAGGGAGCAACGATCGACGCCCACCAAGTCGTTGCCCTGGCAGGGCAGTTCGCCGCCCATCTCGGTCTGCGAGTGGAGGATTGA
- a CDS encoding potassium channel family protein — protein MARKPAADVVVVLGLGRFGKSLALELMAQGTEVLGVDASEAVIDKISGRLTHAAVADTTDEESLRQLSVHEYGRAVVGIGSDLEASLLTASALINMAVPDVWAKAISNAHARILTQIGVHHVVRPEHDMGKRVAHLVRGRMMDYIEFDDGFAMVKTVAPAFAVGKPLSQTTVRSRYGVTVVAIKRPGEGFTYATADTVISPGDTIIVSGQARETERFAELA, from the coding sequence TTGGCTAGGAAACCAGCCGCTGACGTCGTCGTCGTCCTGGGGCTCGGACGGTTCGGCAAATCGCTTGCTCTCGAACTGATGGCTCAGGGCACCGAGGTGCTCGGTGTCGATGCGAGCGAGGCGGTGATCGACAAGATATCGGGTCGCCTCACGCACGCGGCCGTCGCCGATACAACGGATGAGGAATCGCTCCGACAGTTGTCGGTGCACGAATACGGCCGAGCGGTCGTGGGCATCGGTTCGGACCTCGAAGCGAGTCTGCTCACGGCCTCGGCGCTGATCAACATGGCGGTACCCGACGTGTGGGCCAAGGCGATCAGCAATGCGCATGCCCGGATCCTCACCCAGATCGGCGTGCATCATGTCGTGCGACCCGAGCACGACATGGGCAAACGCGTTGCGCACCTGGTGCGTGGGCGGATGATGGACTACATCGAGTTCGACGACGGCTTCGCCATGGTCAAGACCGTCGCACCGGCATTCGCTGTGGGAAAGCCTTTGTCGCAGACGACGGTCCGAAGTCGATACGGTGTGACGGTGGTGGCGATCAAGCGGCCGGGGGAGGGATTCACCTACGCGACGGCCGACACCGTGATTTCTCCCGGCGACACGATCATCGTCTCCGGGCAGGCGCGCGAGACCGAACGGTTCGCCGAATTGGCCTGA
- a CDS encoding TrkH family potassium uptake protein yields MVSAPIRRLATRLTHSPARVVALGFAAAIVVGTVLLLTPAATQSGVGAGVMAALFTATSAVCLTGLIVVDTPTYWSGFGQGVIVGLIQVGGFGIMTMASLIGLVLADRIGLKARLNAAAEVRTSGLGDVRSVVVGVVRTSVLIETVVAISLAIRFAVGYDETPARAVWLGVFHAISAFNNAGFALYSDNIVGFADDPWICVPLMAAVILGGIGFPVLFELGRHLRGHRTRWSLHTRLTVVVTAVLLVVGPLLILLLEWNHTLRGHDWGAKLLMATFQGVMPRTAGFNSVDYAQVDDATLLVTDVLMFIGGGSGGTAGGIKVTTFALLLFVIAAEVRGEKSVTVFDRRIDPRLQRQALAVALIGVALVMVPTLVLLAGTAFDLDVLLFEVTSAFATVGLSTGITAQLPSWGQLILVVLMYLGRIGPITLVSALAARDRGRRYELPIERPFIG; encoded by the coding sequence GTGGTGTCCGCGCCGATTCGGCGGCTCGCGACCCGGCTGACGCACAGCCCTGCCCGGGTGGTGGCGCTGGGATTCGCCGCGGCGATCGTGGTGGGCACGGTCCTGCTGCTGACGCCGGCCGCAACGCAGTCCGGTGTCGGAGCAGGCGTGATGGCGGCGCTGTTCACCGCGACCTCCGCGGTGTGCCTGACCGGTCTGATCGTCGTGGACACTCCCACCTACTGGTCCGGATTCGGGCAGGGGGTGATCGTCGGGCTGATCCAAGTAGGCGGGTTCGGCATCATGACGATGGCCTCGCTGATCGGTTTGGTGCTGGCAGATCGGATCGGCCTGAAGGCCCGGCTCAATGCTGCGGCGGAGGTCCGTACGTCCGGACTCGGCGACGTCCGCAGCGTCGTCGTCGGTGTGGTGCGTACCAGCGTGCTCATCGAAACCGTCGTGGCGATATCACTGGCGATCCGCTTTGCGGTCGGCTACGACGAGACTCCGGCCCGCGCGGTGTGGTTGGGTGTCTTCCACGCGATCTCGGCGTTCAACAACGCCGGGTTCGCGCTCTACAGTGACAACATCGTCGGGTTCGCCGACGATCCGTGGATCTGTGTGCCGTTGATGGCTGCGGTGATCCTCGGCGGCATCGGGTTTCCGGTGCTGTTCGAACTCGGCCGGCATCTGCGGGGACACCGAACTCGCTGGTCTCTGCATACCCGGTTGACGGTGGTGGTCACCGCGGTGCTTCTGGTGGTCGGCCCGCTGTTGATCCTGCTTCTCGAGTGGAATCACACCCTACGTGGCCACGACTGGGGCGCGAAGCTGCTCATGGCCACCTTTCAGGGCGTCATGCCGCGCACCGCGGGTTTCAACAGCGTCGACTATGCCCAGGTGGATGATGCGACATTACTGGTGACCGATGTCCTGATGTTCATCGGAGGTGGGAGCGGTGGCACCGCCGGCGGTATCAAGGTCACCACCTTCGCCTTGCTGTTGTTCGTGATCGCGGCCGAGGTGCGAGGGGAGAAGTCCGTGACGGTGTTCGACCGGCGCATCGATCCGCGTCTCCAACGCCAAGCTCTGGCGGTGGCACTGATCGGCGTGGCGCTGGTGATGGTGCCGACACTCGTGCTTCTCGCCGGTACCGCGTTCGACCTCGACGTACTGCTGTTCGAGGTCACCTCGGCGTTCGCGACCGTGGGGCTGTCCACCGGCATCACCGCCCAATTGCCGTCCTGGGGACAGCTGATCCTGGTGGTGCTGATGTATCTGGGCAGGATCGGACCTATCACGCTCGTCAGTGCATTGGCGGCCCGAGATCGCGGTCGCCGCTACGAACTACCCATAGAAAGGCCCTTCATTGGCTAG
- a CDS encoding MFS transporter, whose protein sequence is MTTRTQRLDDLPFTGRHRRLLTGSGVGWALDAMDVGLISFVMAALAVQWDLSSTQLSWIGSIGFVGMAIGASLGGLLADRIGRRQVFAATLLVYGLATGAAALSTSVAMLIVLRFVVGLGLGAELPVASTLVSEFAPRRIRGRVVVALEAFWAVGWLLAALIGYFVVPTSDNGWRWALAVGLVPAAYALVVRFGLPESVRYLESRGRQAEAESIVRDYERSAGVAYVPDEGHEPVTVAEPVARGSVWAPNLRRRTAALWIVWFGINFSYYGAFIWLPSLLVAQGFDLVTSFGYTLLITLAQLPGYGVAAWLIEVWGRRMTLGVFLAGSAVSAGLFGLAETPGTIVAAGMALSFFNLGAWGALYAIGPELYPTPVRGAGTGSAAAFGRLASIIAPLLVPVLLDTGGNGLVFGAFAASFVVAALAAFTLPERAGTVLDEK, encoded by the coding sequence ATGACCACTCGCACCCAGCGGCTCGACGACCTGCCGTTCACCGGCAGACACCGCCGCCTGCTGACCGGCTCCGGCGTGGGCTGGGCCCTCGACGCCATGGACGTCGGGTTGATCTCGTTCGTCATGGCGGCGCTGGCCGTGCAGTGGGATCTGTCGTCCACGCAGTTGTCGTGGATCGGATCGATCGGCTTCGTCGGTATGGCGATCGGGGCGTCGCTCGGTGGTCTGCTCGCCGACCGAATCGGACGCCGGCAGGTGTTCGCCGCGACGTTGCTCGTCTACGGGCTCGCGACCGGCGCTGCGGCGCTGTCGACCTCGGTGGCGATGCTCATCGTCCTCCGGTTCGTCGTCGGACTCGGTCTCGGTGCCGAGCTGCCGGTCGCGTCGACGCTGGTCAGTGAGTTCGCGCCACGCAGAATACGTGGGCGCGTGGTCGTGGCCCTCGAGGCGTTCTGGGCGGTCGGCTGGCTCCTGGCCGCCCTGATCGGATACTTCGTCGTCCCCACGAGCGACAACGGATGGCGGTGGGCGCTCGCCGTCGGTCTCGTCCCCGCCGCCTACGCCCTCGTCGTGCGGTTCGGTCTACCCGAATCGGTGCGGTACCTCGAAAGTCGCGGACGGCAGGCGGAAGCCGAATCCATCGTGCGCGACTACGAACGATCGGCCGGTGTCGCCTATGTACCGGACGAGGGCCACGAACCCGTGACCGTGGCAGAGCCGGTCGCCCGAGGATCGGTGTGGGCGCCGAACCTGCGCCGCCGCACAGCCGCGCTGTGGATCGTGTGGTTCGGCATCAACTTCTCGTACTACGGCGCATTCATCTGGCTGCCGAGCCTGCTCGTCGCGCAGGGCTTCGATCTGGTGACCTCGTTCGGATACACGCTGCTCATCACGCTCGCCCAGTTGCCGGGTTACGGCGTCGCGGCGTGGCTGATCGAGGTGTGGGGACGACGAATGACGCTGGGCGTCTTTCTCGCCGGCTCGGCGGTGTCGGCGGGACTGTTCGGCCTCGCCGAGACGCCGGGAACGATCGTCGCCGCCGGTATGGCGCTGTCGTTCTTCAATCTCGGAGCCTGGGGTGCGCTGTATGCGATCGGCCCCGAGCTGTATCCCACACCCGTCCGCGGGGCCGGCACCGGTTCGGCCGCGGCTTTCGGCCGGCTCGCGTCGATCATCGCGCCGCTGCTGGTGCCGGTGCTGTTGGACACCGGGGGCAACGGTCTCGTCTTCGGCGCGTTCGCGGCGTCGTTCGTCGTCGCCGCGCTCGCCGCGTTCACCCTGCCCGAGCGGGCCGGGACGGTCCTCGACGAGAAGTGA
- a CDS encoding LysR family transcriptional regulator, whose protein sequence is MEFRQLRHFLAVVEHGHFTRAAESVHLSQSALSASVRALENELGTPLFERTTRSVVPTDAGRVLYPYAQRMLGEAQDAVAAVGRLRTGELGTLTLGTVQTFTAVDLPALLARLHGRFPGIGVTLREATTDELFDAVTTAELDLAFVALDARPLPSGLTALRTYREELTVVTAPDHPLAAVTEIDMHALQTCSFVDFQAGTGLQTTIESLFAAAGVQRHITFRVGDMDRLLELVRYGLGVAVVPEPIAERSGLRRIRMNTGNRCRTLALVGRTNASHSRAARLFLELLTDPIA, encoded by the coding sequence ATGGAGTTTCGTCAGCTCCGCCATTTCCTGGCGGTCGTCGAGCACGGTCACTTCACCCGTGCCGCCGAATCCGTGCACCTGTCCCAGTCGGCTCTCAGTGCCTCCGTCCGCGCGCTGGAGAACGAATTGGGAACACCGTTGTTCGAACGCACCACCCGCTCGGTGGTCCCGACCGATGCCGGCAGGGTGCTCTATCCCTATGCGCAGAGAATGCTCGGGGAAGCGCAGGACGCGGTGGCCGCCGTCGGACGGTTGCGGACCGGAGAACTCGGCACATTGACGCTGGGGACAGTGCAGACGTTCACCGCAGTGGACCTTCCCGCACTACTGGCGCGCCTGCACGGCAGGTTTCCGGGAATCGGAGTGACGCTGAGGGAAGCGACTACGGACGAACTTTTCGATGCCGTGACCACAGCGGAGCTGGACCTGGCGTTCGTCGCGCTCGATGCACGCCCGCTCCCGTCGGGGCTGACTGCGCTCCGGACCTACCGTGAGGAGCTGACCGTCGTCACGGCCCCGGATCATCCGCTCGCAGCCGTGACGGAAATCGACATGCACGCCCTGCAGACCTGTTCGTTCGTCGACTTCCAGGCGGGCACCGGTCTGCAGACCACGATCGAGTCGTTGTTCGCGGCCGCAGGAGTGCAGCGGCACATCACGTTCCGGGTCGGTGACATGGACCGTCTCCTCGAACTGGTCCGCTACGGTCTCGGTGTGGCGGTCGTGCCCGAACCGATCGCAGAGCGCAGCGGGCTTCGACGGATCCGCATGAACACCGGAAACCGTTGCCGCACTCTCGCACTCGTCGGACGTACCAACGCGTCCCACAGTAGGGCCGCACGACTGTTCCTCGAACTGCTCACCGATCCGATCGCGTGA
- a CDS encoding CGNR zinc finger domain-containing protein gives MHLNPYGEYAVLLAASLADDWPEDRAGIMARTREVGMTMDFPTAPDDHQRTREVIDDWLAVVDASDPRERARLLNEQMATAAAYPRLTDHDGEGWHLHYRDEVQPLPDVLRAVISVGTALHLTTRGMHRLHRCAASDMPRNPCTAVVVDVTRNGRRQYCSVRCANRAAVRRHRARAASDRRPAHPSTRTAE, from the coding sequence ATGCATCTCAACCCTTACGGAGAGTATGCGGTCCTCCTCGCGGCGTCGCTGGCCGACGACTGGCCCGAGGATCGGGCAGGCATCATGGCCCGTACGCGCGAGGTGGGCATGACAATGGACTTCCCGACCGCGCCCGACGACCATCAGCGCACCCGCGAGGTCATCGACGACTGGCTCGCCGTCGTCGACGCGTCCGACCCCCGGGAACGTGCGCGCCTGCTCAACGAGCAGATGGCCACCGCAGCGGCCTATCCCCGACTGACCGATCACGACGGCGAGGGCTGGCACCTGCACTACCGCGACGAGGTCCAACCGCTCCCCGACGTGCTCCGCGCGGTGATCAGCGTCGGCACGGCACTGCATCTCACCACGCGCGGAATGCACCGCCTCCACCGGTGTGCGGCATCGGACATGCCGCGGAACCCGTGCACGGCCGTGGTCGTCGATGTCACCCGCAACGGTCGCCGGCAGTACTGCTCCGTGCGATGCGCGAATCGCGCCGCGGTACGCCGACACCGAGCGAGGGCGGCGTCGGACCGCCGACCTGCACATCCGTCGACCCGCACAGCCGAGTAG